From one Geminocystis sp. M7585_C2015_104 genomic stretch:
- a CDS encoding photosystem II S4 domain protein — MLPKEELLKRVENREEVAKILDKAEKALKTWELVITDFVSPAVLAEIERLFSNLTEVKLISWGGYATAERQRIGIFRQEMEADINQIPLVALDIAGNFLFDTATHRDFLGAILATGIVRDKVGDIIVLGERGAQVIVTPEIAEFLETSLTRVRSVPVTVSRIELSQLKVSPPKTKTMTTVEASCRLDAVASFGFGISRSKMASAIVNGDVRVNWKEVTQPSYNLRVGDLVSFRGKGRLQIDNIEVTKRERYRISLTRFV; from the coding sequence ATGTTGCCAAAAGAAGAATTGTTAAAAAGAGTAGAAAACAGGGAGGAGGTTGCAAAAATTCTGGATAAGGCTGAAAAGGCACTTAAGACTTGGGAGTTAGTTATCACGGATTTTGTCTCTCCTGCTGTATTGGCTGAAATTGAGAGACTGTTTTCTAACCTCACAGAGGTAAAACTTATTAGTTGGGGGGGTTACGCCACTGCTGAAAGACAGAGAATAGGAATCTTTCGACAGGAAATGGAGGCAGACATAAATCAGATTCCTCTAGTGGCTTTAGATATTGCTGGTAATTTTCTTTTTGACACCGCCACCCATCGGGACTTTCTTGGTGCTATTCTAGCCACTGGTATAGTAAGGGACAAGGTGGGTGATATTATTGTTTTAGGGGAAAGAGGTGCACAAGTAATTGTCACCCCAGAGATTGCCGAATTTTTAGAGACTTCCCTAACCAGAGTCCGTAGTGTACCTGTAACGGTAAGTAGGATAGAGTTGTCTCAATTGAAGGTTTCGCCACCAAAGACAAAAACCATGACGACGGTGGAGGCATCCTGTCGTTTGGATGCCGTTGCTTCTTTTGGTTTTGGCATATCTCGTAGTAAAATGGCCTCTGCAATAGTTAATGGGGATGTAAGGGTAAATTGGAAAGAAGTTACCCAACCCAGTTATAATCTGAGGGTGGGTGATTTAGTCTCCTTTCGTGGCAAAGGTAGACTACAGATAGACAATATAGAAGTAACTAAAAGAGAACGTTATCGTATAAGTCTAACTCGTTTCGTTTAG